A stretch of Pygocentrus nattereri isolate fPygNat1 chromosome 8, fPygNat1.pri, whole genome shotgun sequence DNA encodes these proteins:
- the pcgf1 gene encoding polycomb group RING finger protein 1 isoform X2, with the protein MPTTVTRKYAEFPKMAEQGPMAIAMRLRNQLQNVYKLDPLRNEEEVKIKIKDLNEHIVCYLCAGYFIDATTITECLHTFCKSCIVKYLQTSKYCPMCNIKIHETQPLLNLKLDRVMQDIVYKLVPGLQESEDKRIREFYQSRGLERIIQPSGDDSLPDNTGLPYTSFDHSKAHFYRYDEQVSLCLERQSSSLSGKDKNKLTLQKFVRCSVRAEVRHLRKVLCHRLNVDRNQVQMLFNNESLPDHMTMKRLWLSHWFGKAQPLVLHYAIKDKRTR; encoded by the exons ATGCCCACTACCGTTACCCGGAAGTATGCAGAATTCCCAAAGATGGCGGAGCAAGGTCCAATGGCGATAGCTATGCGGCTAAGAAATCAGCTACAGAACGTTTATAAACTCGACCCTTTACGAAACGAG GAAGAAGTGAAGATAAAAATCAAGGACTTAAATGAACACATTGTGTGTTACTTGTGTGCGGGATATTTCATTGATGCAACCACTATTACCGAGTGTCTTCATACCT tTTGCAAGAGTTGCATTGTGAAATACCTACAGACCAGCAAATATTGTCCAATGTGTAACATCAAAATACATGAAACGCAGCCCTTACTGAATCTTAAGCTGGACAGAGTAATGCAAGATATTGTTTACAAACTGGTCCCAGGGCTACAGGAGA GTGAAGACAAGAGAATCAGGGAATTTTACCAGTCAAGAGGCCTCGAGCGCATAATACAGCCATCGGGGGACG ACTCATTACCAGACAATACAGGATTACCATACACCAGCTTCGATCACTCTAAAGCCCATTTCTACAGATATGATGAGCAAGTCTCGCTCTGCCTGGAGAGACAAAG CTCATCATTGTCtggaaaagataaaaataaattaactcTACAG AAGTTTGTGCGTTGCTCGGTCAGAGCGGAGGTCAGGCACTTGAGGAAAGTGTTGTGCCATCGACTCAATGTAGACAGGAACCAG GTCCAGATGTTATTTAATAATGAATCCCTACCAGATCACATGACAATGAAGCGTTTGTGGTTGTCTCACTGGTTTGGAAAG GCTCAACCACTGGTTCTTCACTATGCTATCAAGGACAAGAGGACAAGATAG
- the pcgf1 gene encoding polycomb group RING finger protein 1 isoform X1, with protein MPTTVTRKYAEFPKMAEQGPMAIAMRLRNQLQNVYKLDPLRNEEEVKIKIKDLNEHIVCYLCAGYFIDATTITECLHTFCKSCIVKYLQTSKYCPMCNIKIHETQPLLNLKLDRVMQDIVYKLVPGLQESEDKRIREFYQSRGLERIIQPSGDDSLPDNTGLPYTSFDHSKAHFYRYDEQVSLCLERQSSSLSGKDKNKLTLQQKFVRCSVRAEVRHLRKVLCHRLNVDRNQVQMLFNNESLPDHMTMKRLWLSHWFGKAQPLVLHYAIKDKRTR; from the exons ATGCCCACTACCGTTACCCGGAAGTATGCAGAATTCCCAAAGATGGCGGAGCAAGGTCCAATGGCGATAGCTATGCGGCTAAGAAATCAGCTACAGAACGTTTATAAACTCGACCCTTTACGAAACGAG GAAGAAGTGAAGATAAAAATCAAGGACTTAAATGAACACATTGTGTGTTACTTGTGTGCGGGATATTTCATTGATGCAACCACTATTACCGAGTGTCTTCATACCT tTTGCAAGAGTTGCATTGTGAAATACCTACAGACCAGCAAATATTGTCCAATGTGTAACATCAAAATACATGAAACGCAGCCCTTACTGAATCTTAAGCTGGACAGAGTAATGCAAGATATTGTTTACAAACTGGTCCCAGGGCTACAGGAGA GTGAAGACAAGAGAATCAGGGAATTTTACCAGTCAAGAGGCCTCGAGCGCATAATACAGCCATCGGGGGACG ACTCATTACCAGACAATACAGGATTACCATACACCAGCTTCGATCACTCTAAAGCCCATTTCTACAGATATGATGAGCAAGTCTCGCTCTGCCTGGAGAGACAAAG CTCATCATTGTCtggaaaagataaaaataaattaactcTACAG CAGAAGTTTGTGCGTTGCTCGGTCAGAGCGGAGGTCAGGCACTTGAGGAAAGTGTTGTGCCATCGACTCAATGTAGACAGGAACCAG GTCCAGATGTTATTTAATAATGAATCCCTACCAGATCACATGACAATGAAGCGTTTGTGGTTGTCTCACTGGTTTGGAAAG GCTCAACCACTGGTTCTTCACTATGCTATCAAGGACAAGAGGACAAGATAG